The following proteins are co-located in the Verrucomicrobiia bacterium genome:
- a CDS encoding aspartate kinase, with amino-acid sequence MALIVQKFGGTSVGNPERIKNVASRVAKYRAKGDQIVVVVSAMSGVTDNLIKLAREIMPLPSEREMDMLLATGEQTTIALTAMALHSMDIPAVSLTGSQAGILTDDVHTKAKIQTIQPKQVHALLNAGNVVIVAGFQGQTAAGHITTLGRGGSDLTAIALAAALKADLCQIYTDVDGVYTADPRIVPSARKLDEISYDEMLELASLGAKVMQSRSVEFAKKFGVVFEVRSSLNDNPGTIVKEETKNMEDVVIRGVSLDKNQAKVTLVAVPDEPGVAARIFKALGEAAINVDMIVQNISHGAGKPATDLSFTLDKPDLPKARKVMDKLKTEIGYREAIADEKIGKLSIVGVGMRSHSGVAAKMFETLARENINIGMISTSEIKISVVIDLAKGEQAMKAVHAAFLG; translated from the coding sequence ATGGCGTTGATCGTTCAAAAATTTGGCGGCACTTCGGTTGGCAACCCGGAGCGCATCAAGAATGTCGCAAGCCGCGTGGCGAAGTATCGCGCGAAAGGCGACCAGATTGTCGTCGTCGTTTCCGCGATGAGCGGCGTCACTGATAATTTGATCAAGCTCGCCCGCGAAATCATGCCGCTGCCCAGCGAGCGCGAGATGGACATGCTGCTTGCGACCGGCGAGCAGACGACCATTGCGCTGACCGCGATGGCATTGCATTCGATGGACATCCCCGCCGTTTCGTTGACCGGCTCGCAAGCGGGCATCCTGACCGACGACGTCCATACCAAGGCGAAAATCCAAACGATTCAGCCCAAGCAAGTGCATGCGTTATTGAACGCGGGCAATGTGGTGATCGTAGCGGGTTTCCAAGGACAAACCGCTGCCGGACACATCACGACGCTTGGCCGCGGCGGTTCGGACTTGACGGCGATTGCGCTGGCGGCGGCATTGAAGGCCGACCTTTGCCAGATTTACACGGACGTTGACGGTGTTTACACGGCCGACCCGCGCATCGTCCCGAGCGCGCGCAAACTTGACGAAATTTCCTATGACGAAATGCTGGAACTCGCCAGCCTCGGCGCGAAGGTGATGCAATCGCGCTCGGTGGAATTTGCCAAGAAATTTGGCGTCGTGTTTGAAGTGCGTTCGAGTTTGAACGACAACCCAGGAACCATTGTGAAAGAAGAAACGAAGAACATGGAAGACGTCGTGATTCGCGGCGTATCGCTCGACAAAAACCAGGCCAAGGTCACACTCGTGGCCGTGCCCGACGAACCCGGCGTGGCCGCGCGCATCTTCAAAGCCCTCGGCGAAGCGGCGATCAACGTGGACATGATCGTGCAGAACATCAGCCACGGCGCTGGCAAGCCGGCGACCGACCTTTCCTTCACGCTCGACAAGCCCGACCTTCCCAAGGCGCGCAAGGTGATGGACAAATTGAAAACCGAAATCGGTTACCGCGAGGCGATCGCCGACGAGAAGATCGGCAAGCTCTCCATCGTGGGCGTCGGCATGCGCAGCCATTCCGGCGTCGCCGCGAAGATGTTCGAGACGCTCGCGCGCGAAAACATCAACATCGGAATGATTTCGACGAGTGAAATAAAAATTTCCGTGGTGATTGATTTGGCGAAAGGCGAACAGGCGATGAAGGCGGTACATGCGGCATTTTTGGGATAA
- a CDS encoding homoserine dehydrogenase, whose translation MLVVFMRQVNLGIIGGGTVGGGVYQAIQRNGPLMASRLGVQLRVAKVSLRDLKKARPVKISPSLLTTDWQSIIDDPAVNLIGEFIGGTTTARTVVLSAFKKGKSVVTANKALLSAHGEELFAAAQEHSANLYYEASVAGGIPIIKVLREGLIGNRITRLYGIVNGTCNYILSRMKLEGADFAEVLADAQRLGYAEAEPSLDIDGHDAAHKTGILASLAHGFWVNPQHIYVEGIRGVTQQDILFSGQLGYTIKLLGIVKRMDDSESSKTKAVNRKSQIQVSVYPALVPNSHVLANVNGVFNAILVRGDVVGDTLYYGRGAGQDATASAVLSDLADAALDLKCGIKSRVSPFVPHEREGAVLPIGEAVCRYYVRLSVIDKPGTLAKITAILGAANIGISSVIQPEGHEGGSVPLILMIHDATNKNVSHALAKIGKLSAVKAPPVMIRVENFD comes from the coding sequence ATGCTCGTTGTCTTTATGCGCCAGGTTAATCTAGGCATTATCGGCGGCGGCACCGTGGGTGGTGGCGTTTATCAGGCTATTCAACGGAATGGCCCGCTGATGGCGTCGCGCCTGGGCGTCCAACTGCGCGTGGCGAAAGTTTCTCTGCGCGATCTGAAAAAAGCGCGTCCCGTAAAAATTTCTCCATCGCTCCTCACCACCGATTGGCAGAGCATCATTGACGATCCCGCCGTCAATTTGATCGGTGAATTCATTGGCGGCACGACCACGGCGCGCACGGTTGTTCTCAGCGCATTTAAAAAAGGCAAGTCGGTCGTGACCGCGAACAAGGCCCTGCTCTCCGCGCATGGCGAAGAATTGTTCGCCGCCGCGCAGGAGCATAGCGCGAATCTTTACTACGAGGCCAGCGTCGCCGGTGGCATTCCCATCATCAAAGTGTTGCGCGAAGGCCTGATCGGCAATCGCATCACGCGCCTCTATGGAATTGTCAATGGCACGTGCAATTACATCTTGAGCCGGATGAAACTTGAAGGCGCGGATTTCGCGGAAGTGCTCGCCGATGCGCAGCGGCTGGGTTACGCCGAAGCCGAACCTTCACTGGACATTGACGGCCACGACGCCGCGCACAAGACGGGAATCCTCGCGTCGCTCGCGCATGGCTTTTGGGTGAATCCGCAGCACATCTACGTCGAGGGAATTCGCGGAGTCACGCAGCAGGACATTCTTTTCTCCGGACAACTTGGCTACACGATAAAATTGCTGGGTATCGTCAAGCGCATGGATGATTCTGAATCCAGCAAAACGAAAGCAGTAAATCGTAAATCGCAAATTCAAGTTTCCGTTTATCCCGCGCTGGTGCCGAATTCCCACGTGCTCGCGAACGTGAACGGAGTTTTCAACGCCATCCTCGTGCGCGGTGATGTGGTTGGCGACACTTTATATTATGGCCGTGGTGCGGGCCAGGATGCGACGGCGAGCGCGGTATTAAGCGACCTCGCGGACGCCGCGTTGGATTTGAAGTGCGGCATCAAGAGCCGGGTTTCTCCCTTCGTTCCGCACGAACGCGAGGGCGCGGTGTTGCCGATCGGCGAAGCGGTTTGCCGCTACTACGTGCGTCTCAGCGTGATTGACAAACCTGGCACACTCGCAAAAATCACCGCCATTTTGGGCGCGGCGAACATCGGGATTTCCTCGGTGATTCAACCCGAAGGGCACGAGGGCGGAAGTGTGCCGTTGATTTTGATGATCCACGACGCGACGAATAAAAACGTGAGCCACGCGCTCGCGAAGATTGGAAAGCTGTCCGCCGTCAAGGCGCCGCCCGTGATGATCCGCGTGGAAAATTTTGACTGA
- the thrC gene encoding threonine synthase — protein MSALLFRSTNQQSPAVNLRDAMLAGQAPDCGLYFPEKFPRLTADEIAAFAKLPYGEIAFRVLSRFTAGVIPDDALAAMCREAYNFAIPIEKTYDRVYVMRLDQGPTASFKDFAAQMMARMFGQFLRETGKQLTILTATSGDTGSAVAHAFHNVPGVRVIVLFPYDEVSVSQRKLMTTLAENVRTIAIDGKFDDCQAMVKRAFADPALKHIPLSSANSINIGRLLPQSIYYFYAASRVAQPGEPIVFSVPSGNFGDMMGAVVAGQMGLPIKKLIVPVNSNDAFPRFLSSGNYEKIVPSRNAVSNAMNVGHASNLARLVAVYGGHMDETGKIHKLPDLAAMRRDLFSSSVSDERTRETIQEVWTKYQLLLEPHGAVAWRGFLDWLATEPIGNSPAVILETANPAKFPEEIEKTIGFSPDVPDAMTERNKMAEDFDRMGADYGKFKDYLFAKHNLK, from the coding sequence ATGAGCGCGCTTTTATTTCGCAGCACCAACCAGCAATCGCCCGCCGTCAACCTGCGCGACGCCATGCTGGCCGGCCAGGCTCCCGACTGCGGGCTTTATTTCCCCGAGAAATTTCCCCGGCTCACGGCGGATGAAATCGCGGCGTTTGCAAAATTACCGTACGGTGAAATTGCCTTTCGCGTGTTGTCGCGCTTCACCGCAGGCGTGATCCCCGACGACGCGCTCGCCGCGATGTGCCGCGAGGCTTATAACTTCGCCATTCCCATCGAGAAAACCTACGACCGCGTTTATGTCATGCGGCTGGATCAGGGGCCGACGGCGTCGTTCAAGGATTTTGCCGCGCAGATGATGGCGCGGATGTTCGGGCAATTTTTGCGCGAGACCGGAAAGCAACTGACAATTCTCACCGCGACCAGCGGCGACACCGGCTCAGCGGTTGCGCATGCGTTTCATAATGTGCCGGGCGTGCGCGTGATCGTGCTTTTTCCGTATGACGAAGTCAGCGTGAGCCAGCGCAAGCTGATGACCACGCTCGCGGAAAATGTCCGCACGATTGCGATTGACGGAAAGTTTGACGATTGTCAGGCGATGGTGAAACGCGCCTTCGCCGACCCGGCATTGAAGCACATCCCGCTTTCCTCGGCGAACTCGATCAACATCGGTCGTTTGCTGCCGCAGAGCATTTATTATTTCTACGCGGCTTCGCGGGTGGCGCAGCCGGGCGAACCGATCGTGTTTTCCGTGCCGAGCGGAAATTTCGGCGACATGATGGGCGCGGTGGTCGCGGGACAAATGGGTTTGCCGATCAAGAAACTCATCGTCCCCGTGAACAGCAACGATGCGTTCCCGCGCTTTCTGTCGTCGGGCAATTACGAAAAAATTGTGCCTTCGCGCAATGCTGTTTCCAACGCCATGAACGTGGGCCATGCCAGCAACCTTGCGCGGCTCGTGGCCGTTTACGGCGGCCACATGGACGAGACCGGCAAGATCCACAAGCTGCCCGACCTCGCTGCGATGCGCCGCGATTTATTTTCAAGTTCCGTTTCCGACGAACGCACGCGCGAAACGATCCAGGAAGTCTGGACGAAATATCAGTTGCTGCTGGAACCGCATGGCGCCGTCGCATGGCGCGGATTTTTGGATTGGCTCGCGACCGAGCCGATCGGCAATTCGCCCGCCGTTATTTTGGAAACCGCCAACCCCGCCAAGTTCCCCGAGGAAATCGAAAAAACCATCGGCTTTTCGCCCGATGTGCCTGATGCGATGACTGAACGGAATAAAATGGCGGAAGATTTCGACCGCATGGGTGCGGATTACGGGAAATTTAAGGATTATCTGTTTGCAAAGCACAACCTAAAATAG
- a CDS encoding S8 family serine peptidase encodes MNNFLARKMHHRWILRRMFDASLLAILSLTLFGFNSFAIDTPATSAVSAKGKHHKIKVNNPVLAQQIAAKGGRLLADYGNYQIYDAPEAAAVLSTNSDVEIHDEYNVVMLNAKHLDTTRPEIKAQRTTLSAFSGKRLHLIHFVGPIQPQWRDDLIAAGVTIVSYIPENAYLVYGDSASLAKVQKLAETAPHVQWEGAYTSDYKIHPRARMKDEKGRSREIGTDLFAIQLMADDAANTNTMQLLDKLKLEPLQQAHTVLHYVNIVARLNAKDLATIAAQPEVVSIQPYFSQKPLDERQDQIVAGNLSNNIPSGPGYLAWLASKGFTQAQFTASGFSVDVSDTGVDEGTTSPAHFGLHVGGTMAGASREVYARQETTANQFFNTLVGCDGHGTINAHIIAGYDNLSGYPFQDANGYHYGLGVCPFVNIGSSVIFDTDYPETDTNYQNFPNFNTLQSQAHHGGARISNNSWGAVVGGLYDSRAQNYDALVRDAESTNSLYSTPGNQEMVIVFAAGNSGGDGVESIDTPATAKNVISVGAADNFQPFGNGATDLGGIGDSESSSANEIASFSSRGPCQDGRTKPDIMAPGTHVSGGVAQWSLAIPQPAGTGTCDPCFNGSGVDGGPNGNPFFPTNQQFYTVSSGTSHAAPCVAGGAALLRQYFINQSNTPPSAAMTKAFLMNSARYMTGSTANDTLPSINQGMGEMNLGTAFDGTPRILRDELSADMFTASGQSRSYVGTIVDQTKPFRVTVAWTDAPGNTTGAAYNNNLDLTVTVGGNVYKGNVFNGQYSATGGVSDTRNNVESVFLPAGVGGGFVVKINGTSINSVGVPNSSNALSQDFALVVYNANSVPSPIISAAGTTVVAESCSPGNGAIDPGETVTVNFSLQDIGSISTGNLTATLLTNSSIFPSGTQSASFGALAAGGAAASQPFTFTANGACGSNITATLQLSDGSISLGTVNFILPLGQFVPADTYGESFDEVGAPGLPMDFTNQATAGMSNWVTVTDQVDTAPNAAFVADVNTNGTSDLISGYAQIVSSSAQIVFRNNYDLENSPSDFFQAYDGGVLEISINEGPFFDIIAAGGNFVSGGYNCEISTNYSNPLGARLCWSGNSGGYITTTATLPPSAAGQKVFFRWRLATDIGNSTVVKGWYIDSIVIHDGSYVCCGTSTDVGISVSNDLPNMAIVGSNLVYTATIQNLGPDAAAGITFSDTLPTNVTFVSASIPMVTNGNTISGSVSNLLAGMSNTVTVTVVPTSPGPITNFVSVSSATPDFDNANNSAMNVSGANQMPFITTQPTNIIGLVGTNVMFLVSAGGTSPFAYQWVFESNNIAGANSNILTLTNIQNPQEGNYWVVVSNIAGSATSSVAVLTVLTPPKIYTMFTNSSTTPGAITGMGMANNANLVLFVNSLPGYNYTLQYKNLLTDSNWIPVLPSVPGSGKVLMIGDTNAVPAHRYYRVKSTKIN; translated from the coding sequence ATGAATAATTTTTTAGCCAGGAAGATGCATCATCGGTGGATTTTGCGCCGGATGTTTGATGCCAGTTTGTTGGCAATTTTGAGTTTGACGCTGTTTGGCTTTAACTCCTTCGCGATTGATACCCCCGCCACTTCCGCCGTCTCCGCCAAGGGAAAACACCACAAAATCAAGGTCAACAATCCCGTTCTGGCGCAACAGATTGCCGCCAAAGGTGGACGCCTCCTGGCTGACTACGGCAACTATCAAATTTATGACGCCCCCGAAGCTGCAGCCGTTCTTTCAACTAATTCCGACGTGGAAATCCATGACGAATACAATGTCGTCATGCTCAATGCCAAACATTTGGACACTACCCGGCCAGAAATCAAGGCTCAACGGACCACCCTGAGCGCTTTTTCCGGCAAGCGCCTGCACCTGATTCATTTTGTCGGACCCATCCAGCCGCAATGGCGCGATGACCTCATCGCCGCCGGTGTCACGATTGTCAGTTACATCCCCGAGAATGCTTACCTCGTCTATGGCGATTCCGCGAGCCTGGCCAAAGTGCAGAAGCTCGCCGAGACTGCTCCGCATGTTCAATGGGAAGGCGCCTATACTTCGGATTACAAAATCCATCCGCGCGCGCGCATGAAGGATGAAAAAGGAAGGTCTCGTGAAATCGGCACTGATCTTTTTGCGATCCAACTCATGGCGGACGACGCGGCGAATACGAACACCATGCAACTGCTCGATAAATTAAAACTCGAGCCGCTGCAACAAGCGCACACCGTTTTGCATTACGTCAATATCGTCGCGCGACTCAACGCGAAAGATCTCGCCACCATCGCCGCGCAGCCGGAAGTGGTTTCCATCCAGCCGTATTTTTCACAGAAACCGCTGGATGAACGGCAGGATCAAATTGTCGCGGGCAATTTGTCGAACAATATTCCTTCCGGCCCCGGCTATCTCGCGTGGCTCGCGAGCAAAGGTTTTACTCAGGCGCAATTCACAGCGTCTGGTTTTTCAGTGGACGTTTCGGACACCGGTGTGGATGAAGGCACGACTTCCCCGGCGCATTTCGGATTGCACGTGGGCGGCACAATGGCCGGCGCGAGCCGCGAAGTTTATGCCCGCCAGGAAACGACCGCGAACCAGTTTTTTAACACGCTCGTCGGTTGCGACGGTCACGGCACAATCAACGCCCACATCATCGCGGGCTATGACAATTTGTCCGGCTATCCTTTCCAAGACGCCAATGGTTATCATTATGGCTTGGGCGTCTGTCCGTTCGTCAACATTGGTTCATCCGTCATCTTTGATACGGATTATCCTGAGACCGATACCAACTACCAAAATTTTCCGAATTTCAACACGCTTCAATCCCAGGCGCATCATGGCGGCGCGCGCATCAGCAATAACAGTTGGGGCGCGGTCGTTGGGGGGTTGTATGACAGTCGCGCGCAAAATTATGACGCACTGGTTCGCGACGCGGAATCCACCAATTCGCTTTATTCGACTCCGGGCAATCAGGAAATGGTGATCGTCTTTGCGGCAGGCAACAGCGGCGGTGATGGGGTTGAAAGCATTGATACACCCGCCACGGCCAAGAACGTAATCTCGGTCGGCGCGGCGGACAACTTCCAGCCTTTCGGCAACGGCGCCACCGACCTTGGCGGCATCGGAGACAGCGAATCCAGCAGCGCGAATGAAATCGCTTCATTTTCGAGCCGCGGACCTTGCCAGGACGGACGCACAAAACCCGACATCATGGCGCCGGGCACTCACGTCAGTGGCGGTGTTGCGCAATGGTCGCTGGCTATTCCGCAACCAGCGGGCACGGGCACTTGCGATCCTTGCTTCAACGGCAGTGGCGTGGACGGCGGTCCCAACGGCAATCCTTTCTTTCCGACGAATCAGCAGTTTTACACCGTGTCATCCGGCACGAGTCATGCCGCTCCCTGCGTGGCGGGCGGCGCGGCGTTGTTGCGCCAATATTTTATCAATCAATCCAATACTCCGCCGAGCGCAGCCATGACCAAAGCGTTCCTGATGAACTCCGCGCGTTACATGACTGGCTCCACGGCGAACGACACCTTGCCTTCGATCAATCAGGGCATGGGCGAAATGAATCTCGGCACCGCGTTCGACGGCACGCCGCGCATCCTGCGCGATGAATTGTCCGCAGACATGTTCACCGCCAGCGGTCAAAGCCGTTCGTATGTCGGAACGATCGTGGATCAAACCAAACCTTTCCGCGTAACCGTCGCGTGGACGGATGCCCCCGGCAATACCACCGGCGCTGCCTATAATAATAACCTCGACCTGACCGTCACGGTCGGCGGCAATGTTTACAAAGGCAATGTTTTCAACGGCCAATATTCCGCGACGGGCGGTGTTTCCGATACGCGCAACAATGTCGAAAGTGTTTTCCTCCCCGCCGGTGTGGGCGGTGGTTTCGTGGTGAAAATCAACGGCACAAGTATCAATTCGGTCGGCGTGCCCAACAGCAGCAATGCCTTGTCACAGGATTTTGCCCTCGTCGTTTACAATGCCAATTCCGTTCCGTCGCCCATCATTTCCGCGGCGGGAACGACGGTCGTGGCGGAAAGCTGCTCTCCTGGTAACGGCGCGATTGATCCGGGTGAAACGGTCACTGTGAATTTTTCTCTTCAGGACATCGGCTCGATCAGCACTGGCAATCTTACCGCGACGCTTCTGACCAACAGTTCCATTTTTCCGAGTGGCACGCAGTCGGCTTCTTTCGGCGCGTTGGCGGCAGGCGGCGCGGCGGCGAGCCAGCCGTTTACATTCACCGCGAATGGCGCTTGCGGCAGCAACATCACCGCGACTCTCCAACTCAGCGATGGCTCGATCAGTCTTGGCACGGTGAATTTCATCTTGCCGCTTGGCCAATTCGTCCCTGCCGATACGTATGGAGAAAGTTTTGACGAAGTTGGCGCGCCCGGGCTCCCGATGGATTTCACGAATCAAGCGACCGCCGGTATGAGCAACTGGGTCACGGTGACTGATCAGGTGGATACCGCGCCGAACGCCGCGTTTGTCGCCGACGTCAATACGAACGGCACGAGCGATTTGATTTCGGGTTATGCGCAGATCGTTTCATCGTCCGCGCAAATCGTCTTCCGCAATAATTACGATTTGGAAAATAGTCCGTCAGATTTCTTCCAGGCTTACGACGGCGGCGTGCTGGAAATTTCGATCAACGAGGGGCCATTCTTCGACATCATCGCGGCGGGTGGAAATTTTGTGAGCGGCGGTTATAACTGCGAAATCAGCACGAATTATAGTAACCCGCTCGGCGCGCGTCTCTGCTGGAGTGGCAACTCCGGCGGCTACATCACGACCACTGCCACGTTGCCGCCGTCGGCTGCGGGACAAAAAGTTTTCTTCCGCTGGCGTCTCGCGACGGATATTGGCAACAGCACCGTCGTCAAAGGCTGGTATATAGATAGCATCGTCATTCATGACGGCTCCTATGTTTGCTGCGGCACATCCACGGACGTGGGTATTAGTGTGAGCAATGATTTGCCGAACATGGCAATCGTTGGATCGAACCTGGTTTACACGGCGACGATTCAAAATCTTGGGCCGGACGCGGCGGCGGGAATCACGTTCAGCGATACGTTGCCAACGAATGTGACGTTCGTCTCGGCCTCCATTCCTATGGTCACGAACGGCAATACGATCAGCGGCAGCGTATCGAACTTGCTGGCGGGAATGTCGAATACTGTGACGGTCACGGTGGTGCCGACTTCGCCGGGGCCGATCACGAACTTCGTGAGCGTCAGCAGCGCCACTCCTGATTTCGATAACGCCAACAATTCGGCGATGAATGTCAGCGGGGCAAATCAAATGCCGTTCATCACCACGCAGCCGACCAATATAATCGGGCTGGTGGGCACGAATGTGATGTTCCTTGTGAGCGCAGGCGGCACGTCGCCGTTCGCGTATCAATGGGTGTTTGAATCGAACAACATCGCGGGCGCGAACTCGAATATCCTGACGTTGACGAATATCCAAAATCCGCAGGAGGGCAATTATTGGGTAGTCGTCTCCAACATCGCCGGGTCGGCGACGAGTTCCGTCGCGGTCCTCACGGTGCTGACGCCGCCAAAGATTTATACGATGTTTACGAACAGCAGCACGACGCCGGGAGCGATCACCGGTATGGGCATGGCGAACAATGCGAACCTGGTGCTCTTCGTGAACAGCCTGCCGGGATATAATTACACCTTGCAGTATAAAAACCTGCTCACCGATTCGAATTGGATTCCTGTTCTGCCATCGGTCCCCGGCAGCGGCAAAGTGTTGATGATCGGCGATACGAATGCAGTTCCGGCGCACCGGTATTACCGCGTGAAATCCACGAAGATTAATTAA